A region of the bacterium genome:
GTTTTTATAGATTAGGCGGTTGGTTCTTTAATCTACGGGTAAAATGGTCGAAAGGAGTGCCGAATGTCAAAACAGCAAGATTCATTAATCTTTACTCATGTTTCCTTCCCTGTTTTATTACGGTTTTTGTATCAATTATAGAGACTTTGAGCAAGCCAAAGCCTTATATTCCTGATGAGCCATTGTTGCCTACGAGAGACCTATTATTAGCTATAATTAGCATACTTGCAAGCTATTATTCTATTTATGTTAGTTATCAAGGAGTAACGATTGTAATGAAACCAGAAAAATGGAGATGCCGAATATGGTTTCTAATTTTGCCAATACTGTTTTTTTCTTTGATAGCATTGGGAACGATGAGTATGTTTTGGGTAATTTTCAGTTTGAAAGGGTAATTATTGAGCGATGAGAGGTTTTAATTCTTCTCTTTGGTATGAGTGGAATTCGTTGAGTAAATTTGGGAATTTTAATGTTGTTTGGATTATTTTGGATTGGAGGAATAAAATAATGCAATACAAGTATTTAGCCTTGGCAATATTAATTACATTATTTCAAAGCAATGCCTATTCTTTAGACCTTACCAACCCCTATGGAATTGCAACAAATGGTAATTATCTCTATATTGCTGATACGGGTAATTGTCGTATCCTAAGGTGCAATTTGGATGGCTCAAACCCCTTAACCTTTGGTAATTTAGGCAAAGGTGCAGGTGAATTTATGCATCCACAAGGTATTGGAGTTACCCCAGCAGGAGATATCTATGTAGTTGATACAGGTAATCATCGCATCCAGAAACTAAAGGATAATGGCACAAGTATTACTTTTGTAAAGACAATTGGTTCTGAAGGGCAATCTCCAGACCAG
Encoded here:
- a CDS encoding Yip1 family protein — its product is MEMLTFLSFWRLIVFQPKKFFREYFREESSPYLWFTLIIYGLAVEINRIDRQFVKGDLQNKLDQGEFLNNWFSYWTFAIIIGLIIGYCFYRLGGWFFNLRVKWSKGVPNVKTARFINLYSCFLPCFITVFVSIIETLSKPKPYIPDEPLLPTRDLLLAIISILASYYSIYVSYQGVTIVMKPEKWRCRIWFLILPILFFSLIALGTMSMFWVIFSLKG